The following coding sequences are from one Leptolyngbya sp. NIES-3755 window:
- a CDS encoding phosphoribosylaminoimidazole-succinocarboxamide synthase (similar to AA sequence:cyanobase_aa:LBDG_11710), whose amino-acid sequence MSETGQKLYEGKAKILYSTDDPNVLLTYFKDDATAFNAQKRGSIQGKGEINCAIASHLFKLMEKNGIPTHFIDRISGNEMLVKAVTIIPLEVVVRNIAAGSLCQQTGLKLGTILNPPLVEFYLKDDALGDPLLTVDRIRALNPAMADQVEPLKRMASRINTVLQTFFEQCGITLVDFKLEFGTDTQGQLLLADEISPDTCRLWNQAETDPDRRVMDKDRFRRDLGNVEDAYRQVMERVLGQTV is encoded by the coding sequence ATGTCTGAAACGGGTCAGAAACTCTACGAAGGCAAAGCCAAAATTCTCTACAGCACCGATGATCCGAATGTACTGCTGACCTACTTCAAAGACGATGCAACGGCGTTCAATGCTCAGAAACGCGGCAGTATTCAGGGCAAAGGCGAGATCAACTGTGCGATCGCATCCCACTTATTCAAGCTGATGGAGAAGAACGGCATCCCGACGCATTTTATCGATCGGATCTCCGGGAACGAAATGCTTGTAAAAGCCGTCACCATTATCCCGTTAGAGGTTGTGGTGCGAAATATTGCTGCCGGAAGCCTCTGCCAGCAAACCGGACTCAAGTTAGGGACCATTCTCAATCCGCCGCTAGTCGAGTTCTATCTTAAAGACGATGCGCTGGGAGATCCATTACTGACCGTCGATCGCATTCGGGCACTGAATCCCGCAATGGCAGACCAAGTCGAACCGCTCAAACGCATGGCATCCCGAATCAATACAGTGCTACAAACCTTCTTTGAACAATGTGGCATTACCCTCGTTGACTTCAAACTAGAATTTGGCACTGATACTCAGGGGCAGCTTTTACTCGCAGACGAAATCAGCCCCGATACTTGTCGATTGTGGAATCAGGCAGAAACCGACCCCGATCGACGAGTGATGGACAAAGATCGATTTCGGCGCGATCTGGGTAACGTCGAAGATGCGTATCGGCAAGTGATGGAACGAGTCCTCGGACAAACGGTATGA
- a CDS encoding methylthioadenosine nucleosidase (similar to AA sequence:cyanobase_aa:Syncc9902_0194), with product MFVIGMDFGGAQQNRMRIAILTPLPEELSLLVAELDRLGLRRHSKQFGKLDGFEFSEISLFVAQGGHGKTQFGIQAQYLFCQAPEIELLLCAGAAGALSNSLNIGDVVVATETIEHDYNLKFVSRPLPRFAGDETTIEQFRALSPESFSIHFGGVASGDEDVIDTARGQELAKMTGCIAVAWEGAGGARACQFNQKAFLELRGITDTANHTAADFEVNLATAMNNLARLIVSWIR from the coding sequence ATGTTCGTAATTGGGATGGATTTTGGAGGAGCGCAACAGAACCGAATGAGAATTGCAATTCTGACTCCCCTTCCAGAAGAGTTGTCGCTTTTAGTCGCTGAATTAGACCGATTAGGACTGCGAAGACACTCAAAACAGTTCGGCAAGTTAGACGGGTTTGAGTTCAGCGAAATTAGTTTATTTGTTGCTCAGGGCGGACATGGTAAAACTCAATTTGGAATTCAAGCTCAATATTTGTTTTGTCAAGCTCCTGAAATTGAATTATTGCTCTGTGCTGGAGCCGCTGGAGCATTATCAAACTCGTTGAATATTGGAGATGTTGTTGTTGCGACTGAAACGATCGAGCATGACTACAATTTGAAATTTGTCAGTCGTCCGCTACCTCGATTTGCTGGAGATGAAACCACGATCGAACAATTCCGCGCTCTATCGCCTGAATCATTCTCAATTCATTTTGGCGGCGTTGCTAGTGGCGATGAAGATGTGATCGATACAGCAAGAGGGCAGGAGTTAGCAAAAATGACAGGATGTATTGCGGTAGCTTGGGAAGGCGCGGGTGGCGCAAGAGCTTGTCAGTTTAATCAGAAAGCCTTTCTGGAGTTGCGTGGCATCACTGATACAGCAAACCACACGGCAGCAGATTTTGAAGTCAATTTAGCAACAGCGATGAACAATTTAGCTCGATTGATTGTGTCTTGGATTCGGTAA
- a CDS encoding hypothetical protein (similar to AA sequence:cyanobase_aa:Synpcc7942_1845) encodes MALDSPNSTAWDTLRSIPCAPRFMPSMWVQLLKSPTAYSFDQAWLLCQCAEDQWLAWVPEYGELLLRTDEFHSLTDD; translated from the coding sequence ATGGCTCTTGATTCTCCGAACTCTACGGCATGGGACACTCTTCGATCGATTCCCTGTGCCCCACGCTTCATGCCATCCATGTGGGTGCAATTGCTCAAATCTCCAACCGCATACAGTTTTGATCAAGCCTGGTTACTGTGTCAATGCGCCGAAGATCAATGGCTTGCTTGGGTTCCAGAGTACGGCGAACTATTGCTGAGAACGGATGAGTTTCATAGTTTGACTGACGACTAA
- a CDS encoding hypothetical protein (hypothetical protein Ava_B0339;~similar to AA sequence:cyanobase_aa:LBDG_19210) produces MNDTDSLQLDQEWFDRGKEDAWAGRSKQPPEHDPQAASFYDLGYSEGEIERPPVSLVEQ; encoded by the coding sequence ATGAACGATACTGATTCTTTGCAGCTTGACCAAGAATGGTTCGATCGTGGAAAAGAAGATGCTTGGGCAGGTCGATCGAAACAACCCCCAGAACATGATCCACAAGCCGCAAGCTTCTATGATCTTGGCTACAGTGAAGGCGAAATCGAACGTCCTCCTGTTAGCCTTGTTGAGCAGTGA
- a CDS encoding ABC transporter-like protein (similar to AA sequence:cyanobase_aa:LBDG_30030) has product MATVRLDRITRRFSKSAAVEEITFEIPDGEFWVLVGPSGCGKSTILRTIAGLETATSGNLYIGDRLVNQVPARQRDVAMVFQNYALYPHLSVAENIAFGLRMRQAEPKTIQERVESVARILEIGHLLDRKPRQLSGGQQQRVALGRAIARQPQVFLLDEPLSNLDAQLRDGTRTELKQLHQQVGITTIYVTHDQVEAMTLADRIVVLDRGKIQQIGTPQQIYDRPINRMVATFLGSPPMNLIPAMFTGSEVQIGGQSFSIALNLPSGQYDLGIRPEHISVNTQEPQCLAEVSVIEPLGREVLVRAVIEGRSINLQTDPALNLKLGDRLPLQFDLDRLFVFDSISGDRLYP; this is encoded by the coding sequence ATGGCAACTGTTCGACTCGATCGTATTACTCGACGGTTCAGCAAATCCGCAGCGGTTGAAGAGATCACCTTTGAGATTCCTGATGGAGAATTCTGGGTGCTAGTTGGTCCTTCAGGCTGTGGAAAATCTACGATTTTAAGAACGATCGCGGGTCTTGAAACGGCAACTTCTGGAAATCTGTATATTGGCGATCGCTTAGTCAATCAAGTTCCTGCTCGTCAGCGTGATGTAGCAATGGTGTTTCAAAACTACGCACTTTACCCGCATCTGAGCGTGGCAGAAAATATTGCGTTCGGGCTAAGGATGCGGCAAGCGGAACCAAAAACAATCCAAGAGCGCGTCGAATCGGTTGCAAGAATTCTGGAGATTGGTCACTTGCTCGATCGTAAACCAAGACAGTTATCGGGTGGACAACAGCAACGAGTCGCATTAGGAAGAGCGATCGCACGTCAGCCCCAAGTTTTTCTCCTAGATGAACCGCTGTCGAATCTTGATGCTCAGTTACGAGATGGAACAAGAACCGAGTTAAAACAACTGCATCAACAAGTAGGGATTACTACAATCTATGTCACGCACGATCAAGTTGAGGCGATGACATTAGCCGATCGCATCGTGGTTCTCGATCGTGGAAAAATTCAGCAAATTGGAACACCGCAGCAAATCTACGATCGACCAATCAATCGCATGGTTGCAACTTTTCTCGGTAGCCCTCCGATGAATCTCATTCCAGCAATGTTTACTGGGTCAGAAGTTCAGATCGGAGGACAATCCTTTTCGATCGCGCTCAATCTTCCATCAGGACAATACGATCTAGGAATTCGTCCAGAACATATCTCTGTCAATACTCAAGAGCCACAATGTCTTGCAGAAGTGAGCGTGATCGAGCCATTGGGACGAGAAGTATTAGTTCGTGCAGTGATAGAAGGTCGATCGATCAATTTGCAGACTGATCCAGCATTGAATCTGAAATTAGGCGATCGATTACCCTTACAGTTTGATCTCGATCGACTGTTTGTATTTGATTCAATTTCTGGCGATCGTCTCTATCCCTAA